A section of the Pediococcus inopinatus genome encodes:
- a CDS encoding glycoside hydrolase family 13 protein has protein sequence MNEPINWWKKSVVYQVYPKSFNDSDGDGIGDLNGITEKLDYIKELGADIIWLNPIYDSPHVDNGYDIANYRKIDSSLGNMSDFDRLLHLAHKKGLKIMLDLVVNHTSDQHPWFKKSEESKENSYHDYYIWKDPVDGHEPNNWGSSFGGSTWEYVEAVDQYYLHLFAKQQPDLNWENSNVRKEVHDIMRFWLDKGIDGFRMDVINLISKKPGFPDGPIVQNKKFGDYYYGAANGPKVHEYLKEMNQDVLSKYDIVTVGETPHTNVEEAVKYVDNRRHELDMVFHFDHMHLDYGKYGKFSTKRFKLADLKAVLSKWQIEISNHHGWNSLYWSNHDQARAVSRFGDDGEHRVASAKMLGTLLHMMQGTPYVYEGEEIGMTNLHNTQIADYNDLETLDVYHRFRNDYHLSEEDTMKAIHMKSRDNARTPMQWDDSNNAGFSTSNSTWLKVNSNFKKINVKQSKSDSNSIFYYYQKLIKLRHEYQIVTTGSYQLLDKENSDIFSYARVGDNTTLLVICNFAKKKVDYLVPLELRHMQHELLISNGKKDDWNVAGNINLEPYAARVYLIKTAN, from the coding sequence ATGAATGAGCCAATTAATTGGTGGAAAAAAAGTGTCGTTTACCAAGTATATCCAAAAAGTTTTAATGATTCCGATGGTGATGGAATTGGTGATTTAAATGGTATTACAGAAAAACTTGATTATATTAAAGAATTAGGCGCAGATATTATTTGGCTTAACCCTATCTATGATTCACCACATGTTGATAATGGTTATGATATTGCAAACTATAGAAAAATTGACTCTAGTTTAGGAAACATGTCTGATTTTGATCGGCTTTTACATTTAGCGCATAAAAAAGGATTGAAAATAATGCTAGATTTAGTGGTTAATCATACTTCTGATCAGCATCCGTGGTTTAAAAAAAGTGAAGAGTCAAAAGAGAATTCCTACCATGATTACTATATTTGGAAAGACCCAGTTGATGGCCACGAGCCGAATAACTGGGGCTCTAGTTTTGGTGGATCTACATGGGAATATGTTGAGGCGGTTGACCAGTATTATTTACATTTGTTTGCAAAACAGCAACCAGATTTAAATTGGGAAAATTCCAACGTTCGAAAAGAAGTGCATGATATTATGCGTTTTTGGCTGGATAAGGGAATTGATGGCTTTCGAATGGATGTCATTAACTTAATTTCAAAGAAACCAGGATTTCCAGATGGACCGATTGTTCAAAACAAAAAGTTTGGTGATTATTATTACGGTGCAGCAAATGGTCCTAAAGTTCACGAGTATTTAAAAGAAATGAACCAAGATGTGCTCAGCAAGTATGATATTGTGACAGTTGGAGAGACTCCCCATACTAATGTAGAAGAAGCAGTAAAATACGTTGATAACAGGCGTCATGAATTAGATATGGTATTTCATTTTGATCATATGCATCTTGACTACGGGAAATATGGAAAGTTTTCAACTAAACGCTTCAAATTAGCAGATTTAAAAGCAGTTTTGAGTAAATGGCAGATAGAAATCTCAAATCACCATGGTTGGAATAGCTTATATTGGAGTAACCATGATCAAGCTCGGGCTGTTTCTAGGTTTGGTGATGATGGTGAGCATCGGGTTGCTTCAGCCAAAATGTTGGGAACATTATTGCATATGATGCAAGGTACGCCCTATGTTTATGAAGGTGAGGAAATTGGAATGACCAATCTTCATAATACACAGATTGCTGATTATAATGATTTAGAAACGTTGGACGTTTATCATCGATTCCGCAATGATTATCATTTGTCCGAAGAAGATACAATGAAAGCTATCCACATGAAATCACGTGACAATGCGAGAACACCCATGCAGTGGGATGATAGCAACAATGCCGGATTTTCTACTTCTAATAGTACATGGTTAAAAGTAAATTCTAACTTTAAAAAGATTAATGTTAAACAGTCAAAAAGTGATTCTAATTCTATTTTTTATTACTATCAAAAGTTAATCAAATTAAGACATGAATATCAAATTGTGACAACAGGTAGTTATCAATTATTAGATAAAGAAAATTCAGATATATTTAGTTACGCACGTGTTGGAGATAACACAACACTTTTAGTTATTTGTAATTTTGCTAAGAAAAAAGTTGATTATCTAGTACCATTAGAATTACGTCATATGCAGCATGAGTTATTAATTAGTAATGGTAAAAAAGATGACTGGAATGTGGCAGGAAACATTAATTTAGAGCCGTATGCAGCAAGAGTATACCTAATAAAGACAGCTAACTAA
- a CDS encoding PTS sugar transporter subunit IIA — MKRQLVIASHGKLAEGMKKTLEFIAGQQTQLTVMTAYTDNQPIEEQVKKIMSEFKPDEEVVIFTDMLAGSVNQKFFPYRSRPHTQIVTGMNLPVVLAVTMESTDDYLTSQKMRELIDQARQQLVYVNDINIEADDDDE, encoded by the coding sequence ATGAAAAGACAATTAGTTATCGCATCGCATGGTAAGTTAGCAGAAGGCATGAAAAAAACACTTGAATTTATTGCTGGTCAGCAAACCCAACTAACCGTTATGACGGCATATACTGACAATCAACCTATTGAAGAACAGGTTAAAAAAATAATGTCAGAATTTAAACCAGATGAAGAAGTGGTTATTTTTACCGATATGTTAGCTGGAAGTGTTAATCAAAAATTTTTCCCATATCGTTCAAGACCACATACACAAATTGTCACGGGAATGAATTTACCTGTTGTATTAGCAGTAACAATGGAATCGACAGATGATTATTTAACTTCTCAAAAAATGCGAGAACTAATTGATCAGGCACGGCAACAGCTTGTTTACGTTAATGATATTAATATTGAGGCGGATGATGACGATGAATGA